One part of the Lapillicoccus jejuensis genome encodes these proteins:
- a CDS encoding 2'-5' RNA ligase family protein — translation MAAERVEADAGASVIGVSIPVPEPHATHLQAKRASYGDPLARLVPPHVTLLGPTAVDADERDSLVAHLEQVAARVSAFPMVLRGTGTFRPVSDVVFVQVARGISECEQLERAVRGERWGDPAAFPYHPHVTVAHDVPEDALDTAFDDLADWSVEFEVGGFHLYERRQDGTWVPLREFALAAAAVTGGR, via the coding sequence ATGGCTGCAGAGCGGGTCGAGGCCGACGCCGGTGCCTCCGTCATCGGGGTCTCGATCCCGGTCCCGGAGCCGCACGCGACGCACCTGCAGGCCAAGCGGGCGTCGTACGGCGACCCGTTGGCGCGGTTGGTGCCGCCGCACGTCACGCTGCTGGGACCCACCGCCGTGGACGCCGACGAGCGGGACTCGCTGGTGGCCCACCTCGAGCAGGTGGCGGCCCGGGTCAGCGCGTTCCCCATGGTGCTGCGCGGGACGGGGACGTTCCGGCCGGTCTCGGACGTCGTCTTCGTGCAGGTCGCGCGGGGGATCAGCGAGTGCGAGCAGCTCGAGCGGGCGGTGCGCGGCGAGCGCTGGGGCGACCCGGCCGCGTTCCCCTACCACCCGCACGTCACCGTCGCCCACGACGTGCCCGAGGACGCGCTCGACACCGCCTTCGACGACCTCGCGGACTGGTCGGTCGAGTTCGAGGTGGGCGGGTTCCACCTCTACGAGCGGCGCCAGGACGGCACGTGGGTGCCGCTGCGCGAGTTCGCGCTCGCCGCGGCCGCCGTGACCGGGGGACGCTGA
- a CDS encoding YihY/virulence factor BrkB family protein yields MDAVKQAWARFQRTRGWQAWTRFGEARGNLLASGVAFYAFFSVFPAAALAAAILGLVLRNNPQVVDSLTRSLADNLPGLVKTPTTPDGIINLTAPSLSVVTVSGIVGVVGLVLSGVGWVGGLRDGIRTVFGLTGSPGNVVTQKLRDLGVLGSLGLAVVVSATLTSLTGALGDLFAGVVGKGVSAVLVTVIGLAVGLGIDFAIMIVSLRILGGAGLSVRQMRTGALVTAVGLTVVKFFGLQLIANATKSPLLGSVALVVGLLFWFNLIAKLTLVGAAWVANDNADELAALAARLQAEKDAQGGESEREEAGERLEGRTTPRPPAVPVPPARKDGRPTAARAAATSVAASVVTPAGAPAIAQRRGRLVLEKEARIAAADDRAAQRAAAADPAVPRDRAVGGLPTFGDRERDRTSLAAGAVLGATAALGLGSLARGVRALLRVYR; encoded by the coding sequence GTGGACGCGGTCAAGCAGGCCTGGGCCCGGTTCCAGCGCACCCGCGGGTGGCAGGCGTGGACCCGGTTCGGGGAGGCGCGGGGCAACCTGCTCGCGTCCGGCGTCGCGTTCTACGCCTTCTTCTCGGTCTTCCCCGCCGCCGCGCTCGCCGCGGCGATCCTCGGGCTCGTCCTGCGGAACAACCCGCAGGTCGTCGACTCCCTGACCCGGTCCCTGGCCGACAACCTGCCCGGGCTGGTCAAGACGCCAACGACGCCGGACGGGATCATCAACCTCACCGCGCCGTCGTTGTCCGTCGTCACGGTCAGCGGGATCGTCGGCGTCGTCGGGCTCGTCCTGTCCGGCGTCGGCTGGGTCGGTGGGCTGCGCGACGGGATCCGCACCGTCTTCGGCCTGACCGGCAGCCCCGGCAACGTCGTCACCCAGAAGCTGCGCGACCTCGGGGTGCTCGGCAGCCTGGGCCTGGCCGTCGTCGTGTCCGCGACGCTGACCAGCCTGACCGGCGCGCTGGGCGACCTGTTCGCCGGCGTCGTCGGCAAGGGGGTCAGCGCCGTCCTCGTCACGGTCATCGGGCTCGCCGTCGGCCTGGGCATCGACTTCGCGATCATGATCGTCTCGCTGCGGATCCTCGGCGGGGCGGGGCTGTCGGTGCGGCAGATGCGCACCGGCGCGCTCGTCACCGCGGTGGGGCTGACCGTCGTCAAGTTCTTCGGTCTGCAGCTCATCGCCAACGCGACGAAGAGCCCGCTGCTGGGCTCGGTCGCCCTCGTCGTCGGCCTGCTCTTCTGGTTCAACCTCATCGCCAAGCTCACCCTCGTCGGGGCCGCCTGGGTCGCCAACGACAACGCCGACGAGCTCGCCGCGCTCGCGGCGAGGCTGCAGGCGGAGAAGGACGCCCAGGGCGGCGAGTCCGAGCGCGAGGAGGCGGGGGAGCGCCTGGAGGGCCGTACGACGCCCCGTCCGCCCGCCGTCCCGGTGCCCCCGGCCCGCAAGGACGGGCGCCCCACGGCGGCGCGGGCCGCGGCGACGTCCGTCGCCGCCTCGGTGGTCACGCCGGCCGGCGCACCCGCGATCGCGCAGCGCCGGGGCCGGCTGGTGCTGGAGAAGGAGGCGCGGATCGCGGCGGCCGACGACCGCGCCGCCCAGCGCGCGGCCGCCGCCGACCCGGCGGTGCCGCGCGACCGCGCCGTCGGGGGCCTGCCGACCTTCGGTGACCGCGAGCGGGACCGGACCTCGCTGGCCGCCGGCGCCGTGCTCGGTGCGACGGCCGCGCTCGGGCTGGGCTCGCTCGCCCGCGGCGTCCGCGCGCTGCTGCGCGTCTACCGCTGA